CTCAAGGCAGATCAAGCCTTAAGATGTCGACCACTGTCTGCTGAAGTTCGAAGTTCGAAGTTTGGTTATTAGAGTGATAAACCTCAATTTCCAAGTCCGATGGTTGCTGAAGAAAAAATCTTGGTAACCAGAGTCCATTGCCAGAGGAAGAAGATAGTCTTAATGGTCATTATAATACCATTAAATTGGCAaacattataaaagaaaaagataacagTTTGGGGGTTCCAAAATTAAGGGGTCATCATAAATTTGTTGGAGGAAATCTTGGAAAATGACAGGATCAATTTTTATTGGAGGAGGAATCTTTAAATAGCCAGATTAATGTGCTACAACAAAAGTCAAATGTTAAAGGCAATGAGGTGTCAACTGGGCCACTACATAGGATGGGTCTCTCAGGTCCAATGGAAGATTTTTATGCTCAGGGAGCCCACTTATCAGTTACAAAGCCCAGTCCATTGAATGCAATGATGGATGGAGAAACAACAATCAGTAGTAGTACAAGTGCTAGGTGAAGGGAAAACGATGCTGAGAAGCTGGAAGAGACTTACAAAGAAGTCATGTACTGTGTCTTCTAACTCTTTCTCTgcttaaaaagggaaaaagtaTGAAATTTCTAAAGTTGAGGTTGAACAAGGAGTAGGGAAGAAGGGTAGAATTACACCTTCAGATTTTGAGGTTTCCAATGACTCTCAATTGGCAGTGGCTGGACTCTAGCCTTGTCAATCATTATGAAAACATTAAGTTGGAACTACTAGGAGTTTAGGAACCCACGGACAGTTTAAGACCTCTGTCAAATGGTCAAATATAAGTGCCCTAAAATACTCTTCTAATGGAAACAAAATTGAGATTGAATGAGATAGAGTTTGTGAAGAGTTGACTGGGTTTTCAAAGCTGCTTTACAATTGATTCTATTGGAAGGAGGGGTGGTTTAGCTTTGTTGTGGAAGTATGAGGACACAGTTAGTATTTTCAGTTACTCAAATCACCATATTCATGCAACTGCTAGGGTGATGCAATCAGGTTTTGAATGGTTTCTTACTAGTTTTTATGGGGTTCTTGAAACTGGTAGGCAgtgaaattcttggaaactATTGGATCTAATTAAACCTGATCAAGTTAGTGTTGGTGTGTCTTAGGTGACTTCAATGACATTCTATTTTATGATGAAAAGTATGGGGAGAATGTTAGACCTGAGTTGCAGATGGAGGGGTTGAGATTGGCTTTAGAACAAACTGGTTTGCATGATATTGGGTGGAAGGGTCAAAAGTATACTTGGAGCAATAGGCATCAAGATGCCTCATTTACAAAAGAAATGTTGAATCAAGTACTAGCTAATCAAAGCCGATTACAAAACTTCAGTATGTGTGAGAATGAGGTACTAGTTGCTAGGAGTTTTGACATCACCCTCTCTTGTTGTCttttaaagagggtttgggaAATCATTTACACAAAAGAAAGCTATTCAAATTCGAGGCAAAGTGGATGTTAGAAGCTGATGGGGAAGAGATCGTCAAAGGTGCCTGGAATAAGCCTATATAGTTTGTAATTACAGCAATAACAAATGGTTAAGtcttatttcaaaattacaacAATGCAATGGAGAGCTATTGAAGTGGAGTTTAAGAAAAAGAAGTGATACTCAAAAGGAGATTGAGGAGAAAATAGAGTTGCTAAAGAGCTTACAGTTAGAAGAAGGTGTTCATAATACTGCAACAACCAAAATTTTATAGAATGAGCTGAGCCTATTATTGGAACAAGAAGATGTCAAATGGAAGCAAAGGGCTAAGAGATACTGGTATAAGTAAGGGGATAAGAATACAAAATTCCTCCATGCTTGTGCTACTCATAGGAGAAAGAAGAATTGGATTAAATCTGTGAAGGATTCTCAAGGTGCTGTGGTTACAAAAATGGAGGAAGTCGATAGGGTCTTCATGCTATGGAAACTTATTTTCTACTAACAATCCTACACAAGAAGCTTTGAAAGAGTGCGTTGGCAGTGTCAAAACTTGAGTCACTCAAGAAATGAATGAGGATTTGTTGAAACACTTCACAGAGGAAGAAATTAGAGCTGCTGTGTTTTAAATGGGACATCTCAAGTCTCCAGGTCTAGATGATTTCAGTGCTACTTTCtatcaaaaatattggcatataGTTGGAAAGGAGGTACGTGATGCAATGCTCGATTTTTTGAAGGAtgggattttggaaaatgaaatcAATTTCACTTACATTGCACTTGTTCCTAAGTTGAAAAACCCTACTACTCCTGCTGAGTATAGGCCTATAAGTTTATGCAATATAGTTTATAAGGTTAGGTCGAAAGTGCTAGCAAATAGGCTGAAAATTTGTCTCCCTCACATTATTTCTCAAACACAAAGTGCTTTTATACTTGGTCGATTGATTTAAGATAATGTTATAGTTGCTTTTGAAGCTTTACATTCAATGAGGACcaagcaaaaaggaaaaatgggatCAATGGATATTAAACTTGATATTTCAAAAGCCTATCATAGATTGGCGTGGTGTTTTTTGGAAAATATGAAGGTCAGTTTGCGGTTCAGTCAAAGATGGGTTAAAATGATAATGCAATGTGTCTCTACAGTGAGCTATGTAGTCATTGTAAATGGGAGACTAGGTCCTATTGTAAAAGGCGGGGAGACCCTCTATCTCCCTACCTTTTCATCGTTTGTGCTGAGGCTTTAAGTGTTATGTTGAATGAAGCAGAATGGGAGGACATATCAAAGGGGTAAAGATTGTAAGAGGCTGTTCATTGGTTAATCATCTCTTCTTTGTTTATGACAACATTATATTCTGTAGAGCAATTGATTTTGAGTGGAATTATATCAATGGTATCTTGAGGAAATATGAGCTTTCATCTGGACAATGTTTGAATCATCAAAAAACTGCAGTGTTATTCAGCTTCAATATATGTTTTAACATCATACAACAATTGAAAAGGTTAATGGGTGTCTCTAGTTGTGATAATTATAAAAGGTTTTTAGGTTTACCTACAAATGCTGtgataattataaaaagtttttaGGTTTGCCTTCATTTGTAGGCAAGTCTAAGTATAATTCATTTAGAGGCATTAAGGATAGAATTTGGGTTAATATGAACTCATAGAAGACCACTTTTCTATCACAAACAAGCAAGGAGGTTTTGTTAAAAGCAGTTGTGCAAGCTATAGCAACCTAATCGATGGGGGCTTCAAGTTACCAAGGAAACTGTGCAAGGAGATGGCCTCTATTATGTCTAGAATTTGGTGGAGCCATAAGCAACAAGACAAGAAAATCCAATGGAGGAAATGATCAAGACTTGGGGATACAAAAGCAAAGGGAGGATTGGGGTTCAAAGATTTTGAAGCTTTCGATAAGGCTTATTGGTGAAACATACATGGAGATTAATGCAAGAACCATCTTcttttgttgcaaaaattttgaagaacaaatatttaagaaatggTAGTGTAATGGATGCTCAAGTTGGTCCTCAACCATCATACATTTGGAGAAGTCTGGTTTCCACTCTGGAGTTATTAAGGGAAGGAGTAATATGGAGGGTAGGTTCTAGTTCTCAAATCAGAATTTGGAAAGATAGATGGATCCCTTTTAATGTCTCAAATCTGGTCCTATTTGGTCCCTTCAAAGGAAGAAGCCACCGTAAATCAATTATTGGATGAGGATACTGACTCATGGAATCAAAGTCTAATGTATCAGATTTTTAATGAGCTAAAAGTTGGGATTATCTGCAGTATACCTGTTAGTCAGTGTGGAGCTGAGGATTCAATGGTTTGGAGGGTCACAAATGATGGGAAATTTAATGTTAAATCTGCTTATCACTTGGAAATAAAAGAGAAGTTACCATTTGAAGGGTGAAACATCAATGATGATTACTGATGAGCAAATTTGGAAACAGATATGGAGGCTCAAGATCCCTAGTAATGTGCAGCATTTCATTAGGAGAGCATGTCATGAATCACTACCTACTAAATCCAATTTGTTTCTTAGAAAGGTAGTCGAGGATGCATTGTGTCCTATATGTCAAAGAGATCAAGAGACAACCATATATGCACTGTGGACTTGTCCAGGTGCTTTTGATGTGTGGGGGTTAATCAGAGTCCATTAAGGAAGTGGCCTTCACCATCAAATCATTTTTGGGAATTATGGAAGCAACTGATCTGTAAGTTGCAAACTGAGGTGATTGAATGTGTAGCGTTATTTTAAGAGGTCTTTGGCTTAGAAGAAATGCTACTATCTTTGAAGGTAAATTTGATAAACCAAACTTGGTCATACATAAAGCTCTTAAAATAGTTGAAGAGTACAAAGAGGCTCAAACAAATACTCACCTGTTGCCTACTTCTACAAGTCATAGAGAACCGGCTCAATGGAGGAAGCCTGGTTTGAATTAGCTAAAGGTGAAGTGGTATGAAGCAATTGACTCAAAAATGAATGAATCAGGCTTAGGCATCCTTATCAGAGATGAAAGTGAGCAGGTACAAGTATCTCTGTGTTAAAGTGGAAGCATCTCTCAAACCTTTAATTGTGGAAGCTACAGCTTTGAGGAGAGCAACGTTCTTGTGCATTGAGTTGGGTTTCTCTACTGTGATCTTTGAGGGAGATTGTAGGGAGTTGGTAACTACCGTCTCTACAACTGGTTCAGACAACTCAGAAGCTGCTGCTGTGATTCATGATATCAAACAGCTTATGTTAAATTGTGATAGATGGCAGATTAGCTTCAATTGAGAAATGAATATTGTAGCACATTTGTTGCCTAGGCATGAACTTTCTCTTGAGGGAGAATATGTTTGGATGGAGGAATATCCCATTCATGTATTGAGTGCAGTGTTGCATGATCAATGTAcctgatatttttttatcaatgagAAGTATTATTCCATTTCAAAAacagaataaaaaatatcattctCAGCGTGTGGATGCAGACACAAATTACCAGTCAGTCCTGTAAAGAGAACGCATTCGATGCCTCATAAATTTCCTACTATTTAACATAACCTTAATCTGCTCAAAGTAGTAAATCTCCTCACTACACCAAGCACCCAAGTTAAAAAAAGAATTCCACcctagaagaaaaaaataaaataaaataaaagagtgagACACTGCAAAACTATACACCCAGGAATACGAATGGTTGAACCATCAGAATCCCCCTATCACTTGTTACTCCCACCACCAATACCATCAATATTAATAgagagccaaaaaaaaaaaaaaaacaactctcAGAAAGGAAATAACTGAAGAAATTCATAGCCCATATACAGCTAAACTGGTATGACATCGTTCTTCGATGCATCTTCACACCTTAAAACAATACCCTCGAGGCTAGCAGGGAAAATACATTTTGCCCATTGGCATCCGGTTGTGAACGGCTCCAGTGGAGGGACAATCATAAGCACGTTCTCATTTCTCTGAACAACTCCCATTACACTAACTGTGCTTCCTTCTTTGATATACCTACATATGCAACAATGAAATTCAAATGTCCAGACTTGTGAATGGCAATTATTATGATGGTACCAACATAGCCTTTTATCCTCATAAATGCAGAGTATTTATGAGTAAGTATGAAACACAGAAAATGTAATCATAAGAGGGAACAGTAATCTAACTCCAATCtgacaatgagagagagagagagagcttataCCCCTCTTTTAACCGCATCATCCGATCATCACTTGAGAGGTTCCTCGCTCCCAACCACCTGATGAACTCGGGGGACAACTCTTCATTCTCTGGATTAACATCAATGACAATTGAGTTGTCAATATAAGGAGTCACCCTTGCTCCATTGCCAGTCTTAACCAAGGCTCTCAACCCAGACTGGAAATCTGAGATATAGAAGTCAACCACACGCCTCTGTCGAATGAAGACACCAGTCAAAAATTGTAAAATCCCAGACAATATTTCACCCCCGTCGACCCAGGTATCTTGGACTCACCAAAGGACCCGTTGGAACAACGGGATCTTTAAAACAAGCAAGCATGCAAACCAGCAGTAGCAAAATCACAAAATTTATAAAGCAGCAAAGAGAAGATTGTTCATCTAGGATATGCCATGGACACCTTATCTAGTAAATTTCATGGCAGACGTTCACAAAAAATACCAGTCAGTCCAGTGTACATACTGAAAAAGGAGGCCACCCGATATCTGCTCAAACCTTATCTAAGTGTATGAAGTAAACATTTTCCTGAAAAGTCCTCAAATCTTTGAAAACTTAAAATGAGAGATGATGTGTTTCCAGTACTAATAAATCCCAAACACAAACCACCCCCAAAAATGTAGAACTTTTATGGCAATGTCAGGAAGCACAGAAATTtaactttaataataataatactgtCCACAAAACTATCAAGCCAATGTTTCAATTACTCACTTCTAATGATCTGAGTCCCCAAGTAAAATGGCGATGTGAAGGGTTCGCAGCCTTTGAATCCCATCCTCGATACTCATGTAAACTTGTTGATGTATACACACATCGagaaatattttgaaatgatGTCTCAAGCGGCACATTGCCACAAGTGACCACCTTCAAAAGGAACAACCAAACATGTGATAAATGTCATTTAAGAATATGAAAGGACaagagagaggagaaagaaaagaacacATGGAAAACCAGCCACACCATCATTGCTTACATTTACTTCATAACATCCATTAACAAATCTTCATAACTTTGAGATTTTAAACTGATAgttaaatatttcttaaaatgtaCATTCACCAAATAGCAATAAGATTTCAAATATTtgctcaaaatatatatttaaccaTATAAACTATAAGATTCTCACCATTAATAATCCCCtctaaaagggaaaaataaaataagtgagGGATTCAGAGGTCTTACTTCATTATTCCTCACTAATCTCATATTTTTAGCTTACTCTATTATGACTGACTAGTTGAAAAAGTCAATGATGCAAGCGCAAAATACAATCAAACAAATGAAGTTCAATTTAATAGAGAAACATTGATGCAATACAAGAATAAGAATATAAACTACAAAATCATCAAAGCATACTACATACCCCAGAAACCTTCACATATTGCCCATTCTTTGCAGTTCTAAGCTCCGAATCAGGATAACGAGCAATGTAACCAATAATGGCTCTTCTCCCCCAAAAAGTATTCCAGATGAATAAAGCAGCAACTGTACCAAAAAGTGCCACTACCACCATAAGGAGAATGGCATTGTGGACAGCTCCAAGAATAAACCCACCAGCAAGGAACCCCATCACGAAGAGAAGAATTAGTGACCATGACACTAACTTAGGGAGGTTCCTCTTGAAGGAAAACTCATCAGCTTGAGTAAGAATATTCACGGCCTGATTGTTAACAACAGAGGAGCCTGGTACTTTCATTGATCCCATAGATTCTAAAGGACCAGATACCTTCCGAGGGGCCCCAGAAGAATTTAAAGGGCCTGAAGAAATGGGTCCAGATGTAATAAGACCTGTTGCAGGGAGCACATGATGAAGAGGCCCAGAGTTATGGCGGCCTGTGGGTGTTACTCCACCAGATTGGGGACCAGATGACTTCTTCAAAGGCTCACCATGCTTATTTAGTGGGCCAGAATTTGATTTCTTTAAGGAAGCTGAACCAGACATGCCTCCAGAAGATACAGGCCCCGGAGTGGTATAGCTGGTCCTAACTGTGGCATTAGGCATGATTGGACCAGAGTGTGTGGCAGCACCTCCAAAAGATCCCGTCCTTGAAGGAGCACCAGTTAGAGGGCCTGATTTTCTAGATTTAGAGCCATCCATAGGGATATCGAACATTTTCCCAAGTTCTCCTGACTTCTTGATATCTCCACCTGTATAGGGCATGGCAGCAGAGCTCATAGTTGGTGTCCTTTCCTTTGGCTGCTCTGGCCGTCCTGATACGTAAAGGCCATTGCTGAGCTGATGAGATGGAATTCTGGAACTCATCTTAGGTTCTGTATGAAACCCTAAAGAACTGATGTGATAACAACTAAAGGCACTATGCTGATGAGATACTCAAAGCCCTCCTGAGGACAAAAAAGCATCGAGGAAATTATAGCCATTGTACACTGCAAAATTATAAGATGCATAATCTCAACGATGGATAGCTGGGAAAGAGGCCAAAGTTAAATTTGAATGTTGAATACAAGGAAATAAGCACTAAAAACCAGTGTACAGTGAGACCAAGGTCACAAAAGAATCTAGTTCACCATTTCATATCAGATTTCCATTGGAGCTAGAGCTCAATGGTTGTCTGGTCGGACTTTACCAGATTTAGAAGTGCAAATAGTATATAATCAGTCTCTGTAGACAGAAATCAAAACTCAGAGTTTGGTTAAAACATGAGCAGATTAAAACCCCCATTACCAATAACGCATCGattacaataaaagaaatggcTATCCAAATGTAAGTTCAAAGTTAATAAGATACAGATAAAATGGAAGTATGAACTTAAACTCAGAAAACTTTCGCATTGATAAACTATTATGCCAAGGAAGAATGATATTACACCAAAGAGTTCTCTCAAAATAAGCTCACAGAATTACCTCTTAATTGATCAAGAATGTGTTTAAGAAGACTAATTAAAcgtacaataatttttttttgatcggtaatcaagtagttttattcaaaataattgGCAAATCCCAAGTACACGGGGAGTATAATTGAGAAATACCTAACTAGAGTTCACAATTGAAAGaagaaagtcatggacatttagtcCATTACAAACAATGGCCCCCACCCAAGAAAACaatgttttgaagaaaaaaactttcagcTCCCCCGTTGTTCTCTCATGGTCTTCAAAACTTATATCATTTCTCTCTTGCCAAATACACCAACACATGCATATGGGAACCATTTTCCATATTGCTGCCACCTATAAATCTCCTCGAAGGCCTCTCTAGCATGCTAGAAATCCACCAATCTACGGAGCATGACCCATGATACTCCAAGACCTGTAAAAAAATCAGCCCAAATGGtcctagccacctcacaatgtagaaaCAGATGGTCAACTGATTCCccatctttcttacacatacaacaccaatccactACCATTAACAGACGTCTTCTTAGGTTATATGTGGTGAGAATTTCACCCAATGCTGCTGTCCACACAAAGAACGCTGCTTTTGAAGGAGCTTTCGTCtaccaaatgctcttccaagggaaatTGAGCATGCCTGGGCTGGATAAAACTTTGTGAAATGATTTGACCGTGAATTTACCTTTCTTTGAGGGACTCCACAATATCCTATCCATAGTACCCTCGGTCATACGTACGGAATACAGTGTTATAGAATTATGTGATAACCTCCAACTCCCAGTCTTGGGCTGCCCTGGTAAATTCCACATTCCATTGAGAGAAGCCATTGGAGAAAGCCAACAAGTCTGCTATTGCTGCATCCTTGACTCGTGCTAGCTCAAATATGGCCGGAAAATTGTCTTTGAGACACTGTTCACTGCACCAtttatcatgccaaaatttgactCGCGAGCAATCCCTCACCACAATATGAGTATGTCTCCTGAAGGTCTCCCAACTGTTCCTAATGTTCTTCCACAAATCCACCCCATGTGAGCCACGAACCTCACTTGAACA
This genomic interval from Carya illinoinensis cultivar Pawnee chromosome 2, C.illinoinensisPawnee_v1, whole genome shotgun sequence contains the following:
- the LOC122300128 gene encoding uncharacterized membrane protein At1g16860-like, with the protein product MSSRIPSHQLSNGLYVSGRPEQPKERTPTMSSAAMPYTGGDIKKSGELGKMFDIPMDGSKSRKSGPLTGAPSRTGSFGGAATHSGPIMPNATVRTSYTTPGPVSSGGMSGSASLKKSNSGPLNKHGEPLKKSSGPQSGGVTPTGRHNSGPLHHVLPATGLITSGPISSGPLNSSGAPRKVSGPLESMGSMKVPGSSVVNNQAVNILTQADEFSFKRNLPKLVSWSLILLFVMGFLAGGFILGAVHNAILLMVVVALFGTVAALFIWNTFWGRRAIIGYIARYPDSELRTAKNGQYVKVSGVVTCGNVPLETSFQNISRCVYTSTSLHEYRGWDSKAANPSHRHFTWGLRSLERRVVDFYISDFQSGLRALVKTGNGARVTPYIDNSIVIDVNPENEELSPEFIRWLGARNLSSDDRMMRLKEGYIKEGSTVSVMGVVQRNENVLMIVPPLEPFTTGCQWAKCIFPASLEGIVLRCEDASKNDVIPV